ttctgaactcttgtctcatagtcatcttttgatcttaaacccaaatgtctttagtgaacaacaaaatcaaagGAATTttccttaccgttccaatacttttggaggggactctAAATTAATCCCAGTTTATTGTACTGTTTCCCTGCAGCTGTCTTTTGGGTGTTTTTCAGGGGATCCTAAGGTTCCAGTGCTGTACCAGGTGGACCGCACAAGAGATGGTCACAGTTTCACAGTACGCTCTGTCAAGGCCATCCAGCACGGACAGCCGATACTTATCTGCCAAGCGTCCTTCCAGAAGCTACAGCCGAGTCCACTGCAGCACCAGTTCACCATGCCGGTGGTCCCTCAGCCTGAAGACCTCCTCACCGCGGAGGAGCTTATTCATCTTTATCTCAGGTAAAGTTCctacaattaattgattagtcaatcGACAGAAAATGAGTGAATtgaacaattttgataatctgTCATTTTCAAGCAAATGTTTCATATATTaatgagttttggactgttcaAGAAACAAAAAGATGTTGAACTGTGTCTGTTGTTGCATACGGTATTTTATAAGCCTGTGTTCAATTTTTAAAAGTGATGCTCGTCTGCCAGAAGCCATGtggaagataaaaaaaacatgcaatctGGAGCagtttatgttggagtttgCAGTCATATTTGCCATAAATGCCACTAAGTACTTTGCAGTCCTCAGTCATGATGTGTATTTCcttcttttgttttacagtaaaccAGACCTTGCAGAGAATGCGAAAGAAGGCCTTAACAAACTGCTGGCTAGCGAGATTCCCATTGAGATAAAGCCAATCAACCCACCACAGTTATACAGACTTGCTGCAACTGAGCCTAAGAAGGTGTTCTGGGTGCGAGCACGAGGATATATTGGTAAAATGCATTGAAGGCACACATAAGATAGGATAAAATAAGAGAATCCTTTATTAATCACCCATAGGGGAAATTCAAAGTACTGTAGTTGCAAatgtaataacaataacaattattAGGGATGTCCTGATCGTGTTTTTTTTGCCCCAAATTCGAATAATTTAACATTGAGTATCTGCCGATTTTGAGTTCCAACCCGATACTTCTATTTTCCTCGATAATATAGTTAAATAGTGCACACTTCAAGTACatagaattaaataaaatctctCTCCTTTTAAAAGTAGCCGCCAGTGAGTGTTGCTTTGGTGCAGCCTTTGCCTGAGTTACCTGAGTGAACTCACTGTATTCGGCTGGGTGTTTAAGTTACACAGAGTTTATTAACAAACCATTTGTTATAATCCTATTTATACTACCTGCGTGTGCTCCTTCTTCTTGTGTGCAATTATGTTGTGAAACCAGTGGAGGACTATGGAAGTGCAGACTCTGGTGTCGGGACACTCGGCATGGGCCCAACTTATTGTCAAAGCCTTTTAAATAATTGATTGAAAAGATTTTTTGAACATTTaacacactgaaaacagcttttaaaacactcATTACTCATGTTTTTGTATAACGAGCTGCTCCAGCGGCCACAGATCGACCCGCCCGCCGGGATTTCTCCCGGAGTTGCAGGTGGCATTTCCGACTTTGCTTGTCGTCTTGCAGGCAGACCttacaaagcatgaattcatgtgTTAaacaaacagcttttaaaatgcTGCAATCAATCCTCTTTTGTCTGGTTTCTTAGGTAGTATCACAGCAACTCGGTGGCTCGCTGCGGCAAACAGGTGGAGTGAAAATAAATCCActtttaatcccaaaaactttaattaaaaagttaatttaataaaagtaattaaCTCTGAGTCCCTCCCATCAGTGTACGGCTCCGTATCAAGCAGAATCCGGGACGACTGCGggtgttttgacattttagctACATTCTGCCTCACATGGCTCTCCGTTTATGACAATTGTGTGACAGccataacaaaacaaaggatCGGGCTTACGTTTGTGCTCAATAAAGCTGATACCATTCAGTTACAGAATGCCTTGAACGGCCCAATCCAGATCGTTAATATTGGATCAGGACATCCCTAACAGTTAAGTAGAATTTGCATTACATATATTACAAGTATTGAAAAGCATGTACAGTGGAGTGCTAAATGTAAGTTAAGTGAACTGGAGCTAACCTGACCTTTTAAATGATACAAAGTTACACACCAAACATTTCCTCAAATTATAAagcaaaattactttttgttttgttatagtttctaaataataaaacaggaaaaaggcCCTGTGCAAAACTTTGGGAACCCCAGTTAGTACTTTGTGTCGCCACCTTGGGCGACTTTAACAGCTTGCAAACACTTCCTGTAGCGAGCTAAGAGTCTTTCAATTTGCTTTTGGAATTTTCCCCCATAACGCCTGGGCTTTAGCTCAGAAATATTCTTTGTCGACAGTGGTGGCCATTCCCCAAACCTTAATCCTTCTTTCCTGGAGGTACTTGATTATGAGGAATggtttggatcattgtcttgctgaaataCCCAACCTCTCCTCAAACTTCACTGTCTGGACTGACCTTTGAACATAGTCACTAAACTGACTTGATATTTGTTGTAATCCATTCTTCCTTCCGCTCACGCAATATTTTCTGTGACCGCAGTTGCCACATAACCCCAAAGCATAATGGATCCACCTCCATGCTCAACAGTTGGCATGTTTGGTCACACCTCACCATCTTTGGTTGTGACCAAAAAGTTCCCTTttggtcttgttagtccaaaGTACATTGTTGCAAAAGGTTTCATGCTGCTGAAGGTTTTCTTTTGCATACTTCATTTTGCATTGAGGTCAGAGGAAGGTTTTATTTTGCAGCTCTGCCCTGTAGGTCTTTTTGTatgttgtattgttgtcttATGTAGCATGAATACCACTTGATAAAGGCAGCAACACAAATACGCAGCATAGGCCTAAATATGAATTAGTGCAAAATGGGAAGACACTCAACTTCCCAACAGGACACTACTACTCAAAACAACAGGACAAAATGGAAACTGACAAAACACATGGTTTGTGTCCTAAGCTTTGGGTATACACTCatcggccactttattaggtacacttgTTTAATTGcatgttaacacaaatagctaattaGCCAATCACACGGCagccactcgttacaaccaagatATGCAGAACAGCAACTgcatgatgctatcatgtcaatatggaccaaagtctctgaggaatccaacaccttgttgaaaataTGCAACTAAGAAtgaaggcagttctgaaggcaacaACCCGGGACTGGCAAGGTGTATCTAATATAGTGGCCACTGCTCCTCGATCAGTTAACGGTAATGGTTTCCCTTTAAATATTAATTGTAAAGGGCGTTTTGATTAGGTGTGCCCAAATTTTTGCACACTACCGTAGGATACTCAGGATATAGTAATAGATCAAATAGTGATGATTTTAATTAAGCAGCAAATAATATCAATATCAGGCAAACATCATAAAGATATGCAATGTGAAAATAgcagaacattttaacaatttaacaTGTATGTATAGTTTAAGCTAGGCAGCATTTGTTTAtgcattttctttgtgtttatgtaggTGAAGGCAACATGAAGCTGCATTGCTGTGTGGCTGCTTATGTATCAGACTTTGCATTCCTGGGCACAGCTTTGCTGCCTTATCCCGACTACAGGGCCAAGTTCCTAGCATCCCTGGACCACGCCATGTGGTTCCACAACACTTTCCGCAGTGATGAATGGATGTTGTATGAGTGTGAGAGCCCGTGGGCAGGTCAGTATGTTGTCAACTCCCTGTCTGCTGTACTTAATTTGTTCTGTCTGTCACAGCACCACAAATAGGCCTTTTCCACTATAGGAACTTAAATACCCATAATCCCAACCTGTACCAACAGTATAAGAACCTGTAAGGTCTCGGTTCTAAGTTCTGCTTTTGACAGAAAATAGGCCTACACGTTTTATTTACCgagtcctctcctctctagcaTGAGCTTTGCAACTTTACAACTGACTCTGCCTAACAAATCGTCACTCCTTATGCCTCAAcccaacagccaatcagaggcagcgtAGGGCGGGTCTTTTTCGCTACACTGCGGATTCTGACAGCTGAACACTGCCGAATGTGCTGTCCGGCGGAAAGCTAGCCTGATGTAAGACAGAAGAAAGCTAGCTTACAATGTGAACTGTCCTGTCAGATACAGTAATGTTGCGAAGTTTATAACTGGCGACAACCCA
Above is a genomic segment from Micropterus dolomieu isolate WLL.071019.BEF.003 ecotype Adirondacks linkage group LG18, ASM2129224v1, whole genome shotgun sequence containing:
- the acot8 gene encoding acyl-coenzyme A thioesterase 8 (The sequence of the model RefSeq protein was modified relative to this genomic sequence to represent the inferred CDS: added 207 bases not found in genome assembly), translating into MAEREAGAGPGVNGSTNNSDYPEYSMSPKLPEDKSSERPASSYAQDLKSVLATSVLNLEKLDVDLYXXXTHHWVPRTQRLFGGQIVGQALVAAAKSVSDNLYAHSLHCYFVRAGDPKVPVLYQVDRTRDGHSFTVRSVKAIQHGQPILICQASFQKLQPSPLQHQFTMPVVPQPEDLLTAEELIHLYLSKPDLAENAKEGLNKLLASEIPIEIKPINPPQLYRLAATEPKKVFWVRARGYIGEGNMKLHCCVAAYVSDFAFLGTALLPYPDYRAKFLASLDHAMWFHNTFRSDEWMLYECESPWAGGSRGLVQGRLWRRDGVLAASCSQEGVLRVKPVTEPSKL